In one Oscillospiraceae bacterium genomic region, the following are encoded:
- a CDS encoding methylmalonate-semialdehyde dehydrogenase (acylating), protein MNDVKLLKPYINGRYVESKTGKYSDAFDPSTGKVIARVPCCTADEVEAAVAAAKAAFPAWSATPVVKRVQILYRLRDLLMEHMEELTYLVAKENGKAWSEAEGDVLKAKEATEQAISAPSLMQGYSLMDASAGFDTVLYHEPLGVFAGIVPFNFPSMIPMGWMTPMCIACGNTIVLKAASFTPQSALRIAELYKEAGLPDGIINIVTCSRNEAELLLTHPDIKGITFVGSTAVGMHIYTTAAATGKRVQALCEAKNHALVLNDAPVERTAAGIINSAFGCAGERCMALPVVVAQEGIADALVEQLKRQAQRLTVGPAYDKDTKLGPVVNAAHRQSVEAWIQKGLDEGAKLVLDGRGVKVPGYENGFYLGPTILDHVQPGMTVGDIEIFGPVLCIKRVKTFQEGLALMNDNPFANGSVIFTQNGHYAREFARHTDGGMVGVNVGIPVPVGMFPFSGHKKSFIGDLHCLGRDGFRFYTETKVVTSRWFDEEEGKSTSVSTWDGTI, encoded by the coding sequence ATGAACGACGTCAAACTGCTCAAGCCCTATATCAACGGACGATATGTGGAATCCAAAACGGGCAAATATTCGGACGCCTTTGACCCCAGCACCGGCAAGGTCATCGCCAGGGTTCCCTGCTGTACGGCCGACGAGGTGGAAGCGGCGGTAGCGGCCGCCAAAGCCGCCTTTCCCGCCTGGTCGGCCACGCCGGTGGTCAAGCGGGTCCAGATCCTCTACCGCCTGCGCGATTTACTTATGGAGCACATGGAGGAACTGACCTATCTGGTGGCAAAGGAGAACGGCAAGGCATGGAGCGAGGCCGAGGGCGATGTGCTGAAGGCAAAGGAGGCCACCGAGCAGGCCATCTCCGCCCCCAGCCTGATGCAGGGCTACAGCCTGATGGACGCCTCCGCGGGCTTTGATACCGTGCTCTACCATGAGCCCCTGGGCGTCTTTGCCGGCATCGTGCCCTTCAACTTCCCCTCTATGATCCCCATGGGCTGGATGACCCCCATGTGTATCGCCTGCGGCAATACCATCGTACTCAAAGCTGCCTCCTTTACCCCCCAGTCTGCCCTGCGCATTGCAGAACTGTACAAGGAGGCGGGCCTGCCCGACGGCATCATCAACATTGTCACCTGCTCCCGGAACGAGGCGGAGCTCCTGCTCACGCATCCGGACATCAAGGGGATTACATTTGTGGGCTCCACCGCGGTGGGTATGCATATCTACACTACCGCCGCCGCCACCGGCAAGCGGGTTCAGGCTCTGTGCGAGGCCAAGAACCACGCGCTGGTGCTCAACGACGCGCCAGTGGAGCGCACGGCCGCCGGTATCATCAACTCCGCCTTCGGCTGCGCCGGGGAGCGCTGCATGGCGCTGCCCGTGGTCGTGGCCCAGGAGGGCATCGCGGACGCGCTGGTGGAGCAGCTCAAGCGCCAAGCACAGCGTTTGACGGTGGGCCCAGCCTATGACAAGGACACGAAGCTGGGGCCTGTGGTCAACGCCGCCCATAGGCAATCCGTTGAGGCCTGGATTCAGAAGGGCCTGGACGAGGGCGCCAAGCTGGTGCTGGACGGCCGCGGCGTCAAGGTCCCCGGATATGAAAACGGCTTCTATCTCGGCCCCACCATCCTGGACCATGTACAGCCCGGCATGACCGTGGGCGATATCGAGATCTTCGGGCCGGTCTTGTGCATTAAGCGGGTAAAGACCTTCCAGGAGGGGCTTGCGCTGATGAATGACAACCCCTTTGCCAACGGCTCGGTGATCTTCACCCAAAACGGGCATTACGCGCGGGAATTTGCCCGCCATACCGACGGCGGTATGGTTGGCGTCAACGTGGGTATTCCCGTACCTGTGGGCATGTTCCCGTTTTCAGGGCACAAAAAATCCTTTATTGGAGACCTCCACTGCCTGGGCCGGGACGGCTTCCGGTTTTATACGGAGACGAAGGTGGTCACCTCCCGCTGGTTTGACGAGGAGGAGGGGAAATCCACATCGGTGAGTACCTGGGACGGCACGATTTAA
- a CDS encoding AsnC family transcriptional regulator: MDQIDFQILEILQRDGRIPMKKLAEQISMSTPAVIERVKKLEENQSIVGYHAVVRPDRVGREVSAFMLVSVERDRRDAFYRYVRESDNVIQASELAGRFTALLEVSCPDMEEFLKTVYDFYDMGTTETYVITDLIKSGVYKRAIDSRDDGRSFHSPAKKLE; encoded by the coding sequence ATGGACCAGATTGACTTTCAAATTCTGGAGATTTTACAGCGCGACGGCCGCATCCCCATGAAGAAGCTGGCCGAACAGATCAGCATGAGCACCCCCGCCGTCATCGAGCGGGTCAAAAAGCTGGAGGAGAACCAGTCCATCGTGGGCTATCATGCGGTTGTCCGCCCCGACCGGGTGGGCAGGGAGGTCAGCGCGTTTATGCTGGTGTCGGTGGAGCGGGACCGGCGGGACGCGTTTTACCGCTACGTCCGGGAGAGCGACAACGTCATCCAGGCCAGCGAGCTTGCGGGCCGGTTTACCGCCCTGTTGGAGGTGAGCTGCCCCGATATGGAGGAGTTTCTCAAGACGGTCTACGACTTTTACGACATGGGCACCACCGAGACCTACGTGATCACGGACCTGATTAAAAGCGGCGTGTACAAGCGGGCGATCGACTCCCGGGACGACGGCCGCAGTTTCCACAGCCCGGCCAAAAAGCTGGAGTAG
- a CDS encoding membrane protein: protein MPTMPKYAPDRAEDWPKSTLRVRLEPIVFLLVFIGLFACLGSVMGVVNLMNTLMNTAYRLILDTVLYLLGIAVLMGAVSALLAEFGVVDLMNAVLSPLMKPLYGLPGAGALGLVTTYLSDNPAILTLADNDSFRGCFKKYQLPALTNLGTAFGMGMIVTTFMIGLGSGFGMAALVGNLGAVAGSVVSTRIMLHFTKKRYGVQASCAPVHGGAGREGTRQKRGVGARFLDALLNGGKAGVDMGLSIIPGVVIICTLVLMLTNGPSASGAYTGAAYEGVALLPWLGGHISGVTGPMFGFTSPGNIAVPITALGAAGAAIALVPSLVSSGMAAGHDVAVFTAMCMCWSGYLSTHVAMMSSLDCTELTGKAIFAHTIGGLCAGVAANWIYQGLSLLL from the coding sequence ATGCCGACGATGCCAAAATACGCCCCGGATCGGGCGGAGGACTGGCCAAAGAGCACCCTGCGCGTACGGCTGGAGCCCATTGTGTTTTTACTCGTTTTTATCGGCCTGTTCGCCTGCCTGGGCTCGGTGATGGGGGTGGTCAATCTGATGAACACCCTGATGAACACCGCCTACCGACTCATTCTGGACACGGTGCTCTACCTGCTGGGCATCGCGGTGCTCATGGGCGCGGTCTCCGCCCTGCTGGCGGAGTTCGGCGTGGTGGATCTGATGAACGCCGTCCTCTCCCCGCTGATGAAGCCCCTCTACGGCCTGCCGGGCGCCGGCGCGTTGGGCCTGGTCACCACCTACCTGTCCGACAACCCGGCCATCCTCACCCTGGCGGACAACGACTCCTTCCGCGGCTGCTTTAAAAAGTACCAGCTCCCCGCCCTGACCAACCTGGGGACCGCCTTCGGCATGGGCATGATCGTCACCACCTTCATGATCGGCCTGGGCTCCGGCTTCGGTATGGCCGCCCTGGTGGGCAACCTGGGCGCCGTGGCGGGCAGCGTGGTCAGCACCCGCATCATGCTCCACTTCACCAAAAAGCGCTACGGTGTGCAGGCATCCTGCGCGCCGGTCCACGGCGGGGCCGGGCGGGAGGGCACGCGGCAAAAGCGCGGCGTGGGGGCGCGGTTCCTGGACGCCCTGCTCAACGGCGGCAAGGCCGGCGTGGACATGGGGCTTTCCATCATCCCCGGCGTGGTCATCATCTGCACGCTGGTGCTCATGCTCACCAACGGGCCGTCGGCCAGCGGCGCGTACACCGGCGCGGCCTACGAGGGCGTGGCCCTGCTGCCCTGGCTGGGCGGGCACATCAGCGGTGTGACCGGCCCCATGTTCGGCTTCACCAGCCCCGGCAATATCGCCGTGCCCATCACCGCCCTGGGCGCGGCGGGGGCGGCCATCGCGCTGGTGCCCAGCCTGGTGTCGTCGGGCATGGCGGCGGGGCACGACGTCGCCGTATTCACCGCCATGTGCATGTGCTGGAGCGGTTATCTGAGCACCCACGTGGCCATGATGTCCAGCCTGGACTGCACCGAGCTCACCGGCAAGGCCATTTTTGCCCACACCATTGGCGGGCTGTGCGCCGGGGTCGCCGCCAACTGGATCTACCAGGGGCTCTCCCTGCTGTTATAA
- the proC_2 gene encoding pyrroline-5-carboxylate reductase → MEKTLSFIGGGNMGGAILRAACRALPPDQVLLYDPDAEKAEALSAETGCALAPSGEAAVRSAKYVMLCVKPQIFDGVLSGLLPALKEGLAAGEDRTVASIAAGVTLSAIETLLGGVEVPLVRIMPNTPAAIGKGTLLVAAGRGAAGQRLEGLMQALAPCGLLVPVTEAQLDQGTAVSGCGPAYVCLFIEALADGGVEIGLPRAMAQELAAQTVLGAAAMVLESGQHPGALKDAVCSPGGSTIAGVAELEKRGFRAAAAQAVVRAWSRNQQLGK, encoded by the coding sequence ATGGAAAAGACCCTATCCTTTATCGGCGGCGGCAACATGGGCGGCGCCATCCTGCGGGCGGCCTGCCGGGCGCTGCCCCCGGATCAGGTACTGCTGTACGACCCCGACGCGGAGAAGGCCGAGGCGCTGTCCGCCGAGACCGGCTGCGCCCTGGCGCCCAGCGGGGAGGCGGCGGTGCGCTCCGCCAAGTACGTCATGCTGTGCGTGAAGCCCCAGATTTTCGACGGCGTCCTCTCCGGCCTGCTGCCCGCCCTGAAAGAGGGCCTGGCGGCCGGGGAGGACCGCACGGTGGCGTCCATCGCCGCCGGGGTTACGCTCTCCGCCATCGAGACGCTGCTGGGCGGCGTGGAGGTGCCCCTGGTGCGGATCATGCCCAACACCCCCGCCGCCATCGGGAAGGGCACCCTGCTTGTGGCCGCCGGGCGCGGCGCGGCGGGCCAACGGCTGGAGGGCCTGATGCAGGCGCTGGCCCCCTGCGGCCTGCTGGTACCCGTCACCGAGGCCCAGCTGGATCAGGGGACGGCCGTCTCCGGCTGCGGCCCCGCGTATGTCTGCCTCTTCATCGAGGCACTGGCCGACGGGGGCGTGGAGATCGGCCTGCCCCGGGCCATGGCCCAGGAGCTGGCGGCGCAGACCGTGCTGGGTGCCGCCGCTATGGTGCTGGAGAGCGGGCAGCACCCCGGCGCGCTGAAGGACGCGGTCTGCTCTCCCGGCGGGTCCACCATCGCCGGCGTGGCCGAGCTGGAGAAGCGGGGCTTCCGGGCCGCGGCGGCTCAGGCCGTAGTCCGCGCCTGGAGCCGCAACCAGCAGCTCGGGAAGTAA
- a CDS encoding MFS transporter, with protein MGTSTGSKLSLREKLSYSCGDMGVNLISNFIGSYFLMFMTDVMGISPFIGGVVFAAARLWDAFNDPLMGSISERVKPKKWGRYRSWMLFSIVPFTVFFILCFTNPNLGLTAKVLYIGIIYICYGMSATVYQVPYGSLSSVMTTNTQEYAVLGVFRDYGANLSGTVVNAVAVVLIMFFGGTAKDSAFNARGYLFTAVSIGLVSFLFLLLAFAGTRERVQVSSDPTPLRDCFRAFRQNRPSQVLCCMIIFASLGVGFRMVWTPYYCLYYLGNPDMIAVILTTMFSLPLIGLFFVPALVKKLGKKALLVMGNACLIISGVLFMFAKTSTALIMVGAVFCGMSMSFTYSVIWGILPDTANYGEWKTGIRATGFIYAIGMFALKLGTAVANLGAGTYLQLLGYHAELGMNQLPAVQQGINLANGLTSLVLGIGAIITIQFYRLDKKQMDVIEAELAQRRAGGTNH; from the coding sequence ATGGGTACCAGTACCGGCAGCAAGCTCTCCCTGCGTGAGAAGCTCAGCTATTCCTGCGGCGATATGGGCGTCAACTTAATCTCCAATTTCATCGGCAGCTATTTTTTGATGTTTATGACCGACGTGATGGGCATCAGCCCCTTTATCGGCGGCGTGGTTTTTGCGGCCGCCCGCCTGTGGGACGCCTTTAACGACCCCCTGATGGGCTCCATCAGCGAACGGGTGAAGCCGAAGAAATGGGGACGCTATCGCTCCTGGATGCTGTTCTCCATCGTGCCCTTCACCGTGTTCTTCATCCTGTGCTTTACCAACCCCAATCTGGGCCTGACGGCCAAGGTGCTGTACATCGGAATTATCTACATCTGCTACGGCATGTCGGCCACCGTCTACCAGGTGCCCTACGGCTCCCTGTCCAGCGTGATGACCACCAACACCCAGGAGTACGCCGTGCTGGGCGTGTTCCGCGACTACGGCGCAAACCTCTCCGGCACCGTGGTCAACGCCGTGGCCGTCGTGCTGATCATGTTCTTCGGCGGCACCGCCAAGGACTCGGCGTTCAACGCGAGGGGGTACCTGTTCACCGCCGTCTCCATCGGCCTCGTGTCCTTCCTGTTCCTGCTGCTGGCGTTCGCAGGCACCAGGGAGCGGGTCCAGGTCAGCTCCGACCCCACTCCGCTCAGGGACTGCTTCCGGGCGTTTCGGCAAAACCGCCCGTCCCAGGTGCTGTGCTGCATGATCATCTTCGCCTCGCTGGGCGTGGGCTTCCGCATGGTGTGGACCCCCTATTACTGCCTGTACTACCTGGGCAACCCGGACATGATTGCGGTCATCCTGACCACCATGTTCTCCCTGCCCCTGATCGGCCTGTTCTTTGTGCCCGCGCTGGTCAAAAAGCTGGGCAAAAAGGCCCTCCTGGTTATGGGCAACGCCTGCCTTATCATCAGCGGCGTCCTGTTCATGTTTGCCAAGACCAGTACGGCGCTCATCATGGTCGGCGCCGTGTTCTGCGGCATGTCCATGAGCTTTACCTACTCCGTGATCTGGGGCATCCTGCCCGACACCGCCAATTACGGCGAGTGGAAAACCGGCATCCGCGCCACCGGCTTTATCTACGCCATCGGCATGTTCGCCCTGAAGCTGGGCACCGCCGTCGCCAATCTGGGCGCGGGCACCTACCTGCAGCTGCTGGGCTATCACGCGGAGCTGGGCATGAACCAGCTGCCCGCCGTGCAGCAGGGCATCAACCTGGCCAACGGCCTGACCAGCCTGGTGCTGGGCATCGGGGCCATTATCACCATCCAGTTCTACCGGCTGGACAAGAAGCAGATGGACGTGATCGAGGCGGAGCTGGCCCAGCGCCGCGCCGGAGGAACCAACCATTAA
- the phzA2 gene encoding phenazine biosynthesis protein PhzA 2 translates to MTNEEIRAKNTAVVEAYMALKGEARAERWKMFTDDATSGLQYSATGQPMIVQGIDSIRRSDAFNCKNFPDWGFTNIKLFFSEDPNEFLVECDGGGTSLLLGRPIRHQDHYIHKFTFRDGKICLYREFMNPCNELIEMGVKMPDPPVTSHDVTDG, encoded by the coding sequence ATGACAAACGAAGAAATCCGCGCCAAAAACACAGCCGTGGTGGAGGCGTACATGGCCCTGAAGGGTGAGGCGCGGGCCGAGCGGTGGAAGATGTTTACCGACGACGCCACCTCCGGCCTGCAGTACAGCGCCACCGGCCAGCCCATGATCGTGCAGGGGATCGACAGCATCCGCCGCAGCGACGCGTTCAACTGCAAAAACTTCCCCGACTGGGGCTTTACCAATATCAAGCTCTTCTTTTCCGAGGACCCCAACGAGTTTTTGGTGGAGTGCGACGGGGGCGGCACCTCCCTGCTGCTGGGCCGGCCCATCCGCCACCAGGACCACTACATCCACAAGTTCACCTTCCGCGACGGCAAGATCTGCCTGTACCGCGAGTTCATGAACCCCTGCAACGAGCTGATCGAGATGGGCGTTAAAATGCCCGATCCCCCGGTCACCAGCCACGACGTGACGGACGGCTGA
- a CDS encoding sensor domain-containing phosphodiesterase yields the protein MERLKKTRLWPFLLAALCALLLVVGTGRATYVTTNLLKQDAASQLTALTARTARSVSLRISEQLGQLERLAAAADALGGPETPEAQALASGQGLTLYSRERAAAAGALCRRALAGERAADAAGEPPSLVLAVPVRPASGGQISGVLACRGGASAYPELADFPLDSGFACSFLVDGGGAPLLGEASAQAVLPERSSGTQALWDDMAAGRSGLLEYRPEGGEAAYFAYAPLGLNGWYLVSRVALSVIDGPKLAIRGTVTAVAALSILLLSLLFAALLFSRHRRAVLAKQSLLTDSLTALPNLRSLQEHFSDLRSRRGWALILVQFHGFHHVTDIFGSAAATHFLREASGRLTGALGPGELAARISEAHFALLLRDEGGQEALERRVGPLLTSLTDIPVTDGAIVYDYRCFLRAGCCMLDSGEEDFQDASRRAQAVLDNQPSRPADGAAWGWFNARYQDRLALQSTLAAEIPRAIEKSEFIPYFQPQYNVLTKEIVGAELLARWEHPGHGILLPGLFLPMLEAAGCALELDLIIVEQACRMISGWLRQGLVPVTLSVNISRLNLHRADFPDRLMGIIRQYGVPANLISLELDERAIVDNADKVLTVSRRLKSEGFLLSMDNFGRGDSSLALLRDLPVDILKLDRGFLFNSGTAMRRKSVLQHTVAMAHELGIWLIAEGVENAQQKQAIEEAGCRLMQGYFFSQPMSEQDFAQLIFAEGEQTHTEGDIFLQAPQG from the coding sequence ATGGAACGTCTGAAAAAAACCCGCCTGTGGCCCTTTCTGCTGGCAGCTCTGTGCGCCCTGCTGCTGGTGGTGGGTACCGGGCGGGCCACCTATGTCACCACCAATCTGTTGAAGCAGGACGCCGCAAGCCAGCTCACCGCACTCACGGCCCGCACCGCCCGCAGCGTCTCCCTGCGCATTTCAGAGCAGCTCGGCCAGCTGGAGCGCCTCGCCGCCGCCGCAGACGCGCTGGGCGGGCCGGAGACCCCCGAAGCCCAGGCCCTTGCCTCCGGGCAGGGTCTGACTCTCTACAGCCGGGAGCGCGCCGCGGCGGCCGGGGCGCTCTGCCGCCGGGCGCTGGCGGGGGAGCGCGCGGCGGACGCCGCGGGGGAGCCCCCCTCCCTGGTCCTGGCCGTCCCCGTCCGCCCTGCCTCCGGCGGGCAGATCTCGGGGGTCCTCGCCTGCCGCGGCGGCGCGTCCGCCTACCCTGAGCTGGCGGACTTCCCCCTGGACAGCGGCTTTGCCTGCAGCTTTCTGGTGGACGGCGGCGGAGCGCCGCTCCTGGGGGAGGCGTCCGCCCAGGCCGTCCTGCCGGAGCGGTCCTCCGGTACGCAGGCGCTGTGGGACGATATGGCCGCCGGGCGCAGCGGGCTGCTGGAGTACCGCCCCGAGGGCGGGGAGGCGGCCTATTTCGCCTACGCCCCCCTGGGGCTCAACGGCTGGTATCTGGTCAGCCGGGTGGCGCTCAGCGTCATCGACGGGCCCAAGCTGGCGATACGCGGCACCGTGACGGCGGTCGCCGCCCTGTCCATCCTGCTGCTCAGCCTGCTTTTCGCCGCGCTCCTCTTCTCCCGGCACAGGCGCGCCGTGCTGGCCAAGCAGAGCCTGCTGACCGACTCACTGACCGCGCTGCCCAACCTGCGCAGCCTCCAGGAGCATTTTTCCGATTTGCGCAGCCGCCGGGGCTGGGCGCTGATTCTGGTGCAGTTTCACGGTTTTCACCACGTCACCGATATTTTCGGCTCCGCCGCGGCCACCCACTTCCTGCGGGAGGCCTCCGGCAGGCTCACGGGGGCGCTGGGCCCCGGCGAGCTGGCCGCCCGTATCTCCGAGGCCCATTTTGCCCTGCTGCTCCGGGACGAGGGCGGGCAGGAGGCCCTGGAGCGCCGCGTCGGCCCCCTGCTCACCTCCCTCACGGACATCCCCGTCACGGACGGGGCCATTGTCTACGATTACCGGTGCTTCCTGCGCGCGGGCTGCTGTATGCTGGACTCCGGGGAGGAGGACTTCCAGGACGCCAGCCGCCGCGCCCAGGCCGTGCTGGACAACCAGCCGTCCCGGCCCGCCGACGGCGCCGCCTGGGGCTGGTTCAACGCCCGCTATCAGGACCGTCTGGCCCTGCAGAGCACCCTGGCCGCCGAGATCCCCCGCGCCATTGAAAAAAGCGAGTTTATCCCCTACTTCCAGCCCCAGTACAACGTGCTCACCAAGGAGATTGTGGGCGCCGAGCTGCTGGCGCGCTGGGAGCATCCCGGCCACGGCATCCTTCTCCCCGGCCTCTTCCTCCCCATGCTGGAGGCGGCCGGCTGCGCCCTGGAGCTGGATCTGATTATCGTCGAGCAGGCCTGCCGGATGATTAGCGGCTGGCTCAGGCAGGGGCTGGTGCCGGTTACGCTCTCGGTGAACATCTCCAGGCTGAACCTCCACCGGGCCGATTTTCCCGACCGTCTGATGGGTATTATCCGGCAGTACGGCGTGCCCGCCAACCTGATCTCCCTGGAGCTGGACGAGCGGGCCATTGTGGACAACGCCGACAAGGTGCTCACCGTCAGCCGCCGCCTTAAATCGGAGGGTTTCCTCCTCTCCATGGACAACTTCGGCCGGGGGGACTCCTCCCTCGCGCTGCTCCGGGATCTCCCCGTGGACATCCTCAAGCTGGACCGCGGCTTCCTCTTTAACAGCGGGACGGCGATGCGGCGCAAATCCGTCCTCCAGCACACGGTGGCCATGGCCCATGAGCTGGGCATCTGGCTCATCGCCGAGGGCGTGGAGAACGCGCAGCAAAAGCAGGCCATCGAGGAGGCCGGCTGCCGCCTGATGCAGGGCTACTTCTTCAGCCAGCCCATGTCCGAACAGGACTTCGCACAGCTTATCTTTGCGGAGGGCGAGCAGACCCACACGGAGGGGGACATCTTTTTGCAGGCCCCGCAGGGATAA